ACTACAAAACTGATTCATAAATATCATGTAAATTACGATGAAGCAAAATCGCTTTATAAACAACTACATGTTGAAGAGGAAGAAGATGTAGATTTACCATCAAACCCAATTGCAGAAACACCTTCTGACGATGAGTTTCCTTCAGAAAAAACGAATCCTTTTGATCAACCTCAAAAAGGAAAAAACGTTAAAAAATCTAAAACTCCGGTGTTAGATAATTTTGGTAGAGATTTAACAGATTTAGCTATAAAAGGAAAATTAGACCCTGTTGTTGGTAGACAAAAAGAAATTGAAAGAGTTTCTCAAATTTTAAGTAGAAGAAAGAAAAATAACCCAATGTTAATTGGTGAACCTGGTGTTGGTAAATCTGCCATTGCAGAAGGTTTAGCTTTACGTATTATTGAAAGAAAAGTGTCAAGAATTTTATTTGACAAACGTATTGTTTCTTTAGATTTAGCTAGTTTAGTTGCAGGTACAAAATATCGTGGACAGTTTGAAGAACGCATGAAAGCCTTAATGAATGAGCTTGAAAAAAATGATGATATTATTTTATTCATAGACGAAATTCACACCATTGTTGGTGCTGGTGGAGCAACAGGTTCTTTAGATGCTTCAAACATGTTAAAACCTGCGCTTGCAAGAGGAGAAATACAATGTATTGGCGCAACTACGTTGGATGAGTTTAGAACTAATATAGAAAAAGATGGCGCTTTAGAACGTCGTTTTCAAAAGGTAATTATAGACCCAACTTCTGTAGAAGAAACGATACAAATTTTACACAATATAAAAAGTAAATACGAAGAACATCATCATGTAGATTATACAGATGATGCTATTGAAGCTTGTGTAAAATTAACGAACAGATATATGACCGATCGTTTTCTACCAGACAAAGCTATTGATGCTTTAGATGAGGCTGGTTCTAGAATTCATATCACAAATATTGTTGTTCCTCAACAAGTAATAGAATTAGAAACTCAGTTAGCAATTATTAAAGAGCGTAAAACAAAAGCTGTAAACGGTCAAAAATATGAAGAAGCTGCCAAATTGCGTGATGATGAAAAAAACATGGAATCTGCTTTAACTTCTGCTCAAAATCAGTGGGAAGAAGATTCTAAATTAAATAGAGAAATTGTAACAGAAGATAATGTTGCTGAAGTAGTTTCTATGATGACAGGGATTCCTGTAAACAGAGTTGCTGAAGCAGAAACAAATAGATTACACGAATTACCACAACTAATTAAAGGAAAAGTAGTTGGGCAAGATGAAGCCGTAACCAAGGTTGTAAAAGCAATTCAACGTAATAGAGTTGGTTTAAAAGACCCAAACAAACCAATTGGTTCTTTTATTTTCTTAGGACAAACTGGTGTTGGTAAAACACAATTGGCAAAAGTTTTAGCACGTGAATTATTCGATTCTGACGATTCTTTAATTAGAATTGACATGAGTGAATACATGGAAAAATTCGCTATTTCTCGTTTAATTGGAGCACCTCCAGGTTATGTTGGTTATGAAGAAGGTGGACAATTAACAGAAAAAGTTAGAAGAAAACCTTATTCAGTTATCTTATTAGATGAAATTGAAAAAGCACATCCAGATGTGTTTAATATGTTATTACAAATTTTAGATGACGGACATATTACTGACAGTTTAGGTAGAAAAATCGATTTTAGAAACACCATAATAATTATGACCTCTAATATTGGAGCTCGTCAATTAAAAGACTTTGGTGGTGGTGTAGGTTTTGGTACTTCCTCTAAAAAAGAACAAGCAGATGCACATGCAAAATCTGTAATTGAAGGTGCTTTAAAGAAATCTTTTGCTCCTGAGTTTTTAAATAGAATTGATGATGTAATTGTGTTTAATGCTTTAGAAAGAGAAGATATTCATAAAATTATAGATATTGAGCTAGATAAGTTATTACAAAGAATATCAGATTTAGGTTATACTTTAAACTTAAGCGAAAAAGCAAAAGATTATATAGCAGACAAAGGTTTTGATAAAAAGTACGGTGCAAGACCACTTAAAAGAGCAATACAGAAATACATTGAAGATGCCTTGGCAGAAGAAATTGTAAATTCTAAACTCTATGAAGGTGACACTATAAATATGGATTTAGATGAGAAAGAAAACAAGCTCACTATTAAAATAAAAAAAGGTAAAAAGAAACCCGAAACAAGAACAGAGCCTGAAACAGAAACTGAATAAATAAAAATCCCAAACGAAAGTTTGGGATTTTTTGTATAACAAAAACAATAGTTTTTACAAGTTGATTTAATGAAACCAAAAACCTAACTTAGCTACATATCTATTATTGCTCAACAAAAGCAATTCTTAAACTAATAAAATGGCGCAAAATAACATGAATATCGCAGTACTTATAGATGGAGACAATATACCTTCAGCTCACGTAAAAGAAATGATGGAGGAAATTGCAAAATATGGCAACCCAACTATTAAAAGAATCTATGGAGACTGGACGAGTCCACATTTGTCTAAATGGAAAAACTTATTGCTCCAAAACGCAATTACTCCAATTCAGCAATACGCATATACTACAGGTAAAAACGCGACAGATTCAGCAATGATTATTGATGCAATGGATATTCTTTATTCTGAAAAAGTAGATGGCTTTTGCTTGGTTTCTAGCGATAGTGATTTTACAAAACTAGCGACTAGATTAAGAGAAGCTGGTAAACAAGTTATAGGCATTGGAGAGAAAAAAACTCCAAACCCTTTTATTGTTGCTTGTGATAAATTTATTTATATCGAAATTATTAGAAAGCAAACTGAAAGGAAAGAAAATGTTCATCAAAAAGATACAGAAAAAGACAGTGTAGATAAAATAACATCAAAAGTTATCAAACTAATTTCCACAACTATTTCAGATTTATCAGACGAAGATGGTTGGGCGTTTTTAGGAGATGTTGGAAGTTTACTACAAAAGAAACAACCTAATTTTGACTCAAGAAATTATGGTTTCGACAAACTGACTCCATTAATTAAATCTACTGGTAAATTTGAATTAGACAAAAGAGAAACCTCTAAAAGCAGACATAAATTAGTCTATGTAAAAAACAAATAAAAACAAGAACTTTCTTTTTAAGCCCTACTTTAATTAAGCTCTTACTAAAACACTTTTAATTTTTAGTACAAAATCTGCAATTGTATAAGGTTTAGAAATTACATCAGAAAAACCTAGCTCTAAATACCTTTCAATATCTTCATTAGAAGTATTTGCTGTTAATGCTAAAAAAGGAGTATTAGCGTTATATTTTATGAACATATTTTTTTGCTTCATTAACTCTTCACCAGTCATATTTGGCATGTTAATATCTAACAAAATAACATCAAAATTTTCTTCCTGTATTTTAGAAAGTGCCTCTAAACCATCATTTACAAGGGTAACATTTGCTTTTTCCTTATTTAAAATATGTGAAACTATTGTTTGATTTAAAATATCATCATCAGCAACTAAAACCTTTTTATTTTTTAAATCAATATTTTTTTCTTGAAGTATTTCTTTAGCTACAAATTGTCCTATTTTAACCGTTTTAGAAAAAGGTATTTCAACAAAAAATGAGGTCCCAGCATTTAGTTCACTTTCAACAGAAATGATTCCATTCATTGCGTTAACCAAACGACTTACGATTGCTAATCCTAAACCTGCGCCACCATGAATTCTATTATCATTCAATTCATTTTGCTGATATTCTTCAAATATTTTTAAACCTTGCTCCTTAGACATCCCTCTACCAGTATCAGTAACTTCAAAAATAAGTTTTAGGTCATTTTTAGTTTCAGAAAGTACATTTACAAGTGCAGTAACAGTTCCTTTATCTGTAAATTTTATAGCATTATTAATTAAATTAGCTAATATCTGTTGCATTCTTACAGCATCTCCTAAAATAAATTCTGGGATTTGTTTAGAAATTGAAAAAACAAGACTTACATCTTCATTTGTATTTAAATGCTGAAAATCATTTTCGCAATTTTGTACAATTTCTTTGACGGAAATTTCTTCGGAAACGAGTTCTAATTTACCGGCTTCAATTCGAGATAAATCTAAAATATCATCAACAATAACTTTTAAATTTTTTCCTGCGGATGATAAGTTTTTTATGTATTTTATGACTTGATCATTTAGTGTTTCTGATGAAATCATTTCAGCATATCCAAGAATTGAATTCAAAGGATTTCTAATTTCATGACTCATCATTGCTAAAAAACGTGATTTTTCTTTATTTGCTTTATCAGCAATCTTTCTCAGTTTATCTAGCTCTATATTTTTCTCAGCAATTTCTCTTTTGATAAAGAAAATATCGTTTCTATTTTGATTAAGCTGGTCTACATATTTATAGACACTTGTTCTGTTATGAATCAAGATTTCAATAACATCATCTTTCTTAAAAAGCTCTAAATCTATATTGTATTCTTTAGATTCAGACTCAATAACCATTCCTTCTAAAAGGAAAGATTCATTTAAAGTTAAAGCCTCTAGAGTTCCTTCTAAAAAAGGACAAGAATCGTAGATAGATTCTTGAATAGTAAATTCTGTTTTGGTAAATTTCCCTGCAACAATGTTTGTAATAACTCCTGAATAATCAGTAGTTAATTGGATAAAAACATCTTCTATT
The window above is part of the Polaribacter sp. SA4-12 genome. Proteins encoded here:
- a CDS encoding ATP-dependent Clp protease ATP-binding subunit, whose amino-acid sequence is MDDNFSPKVRDVITFSKEEALRLGHEFIGTEHLLLGLIRKGEGKAIEILTAFDVDLILLRKKLEQLNPANPTFIESTDKPSLRLTRQAEKALKTTFLEAKLYQSDSIDTAHLLLCILRNENDPTTKLIHKYHVNYDEAKSLYKQLHVEEEEDVDLPSNPIAETPSDDEFPSEKTNPFDQPQKGKNVKKSKTPVLDNFGRDLTDLAIKGKLDPVVGRQKEIERVSQILSRRKKNNPMLIGEPGVGKSAIAEGLALRIIERKVSRILFDKRIVSLDLASLVAGTKYRGQFEERMKALMNELEKNDDIILFIDEIHTIVGAGGATGSLDASNMLKPALARGEIQCIGATTLDEFRTNIEKDGALERRFQKVIIDPTSVEETIQILHNIKSKYEEHHHVDYTDDAIEACVKLTNRYMTDRFLPDKAIDALDEAGSRIHITNIVVPQQVIELETQLAIIKERKTKAVNGQKYEEAAKLRDDEKNMESALTSAQNQWEEDSKLNREIVTEDNVAEVVSMMTGIPVNRVAEAETNRLHELPQLIKGKVVGQDEAVTKVVKAIQRNRVGLKDPNKPIGSFIFLGQTGVGKTQLAKVLARELFDSDDSLIRIDMSEYMEKFAISRLIGAPPGYVGYEEGGQLTEKVRRKPYSVILLDEIEKAHPDVFNMLLQILDDGHITDSLGRKIDFRNTIIIMTSNIGARQLKDFGGGVGFGTSSKKEQADAHAKSVIEGALKKSFAPEFLNRIDDVIVFNALEREDIHKIIDIELDKLLQRISDLGYTLNLSEKAKDYIADKGFDKKYGARPLKRAIQKYIEDALAEEIVNSKLYEGDTINMDLDEKENKLTIKIKKGKKKPETRTEPETETE
- a CDS encoding NYN domain-containing protein, with the protein product MAQNNMNIAVLIDGDNIPSAHVKEMMEEIAKYGNPTIKRIYGDWTSPHLSKWKNLLLQNAITPIQQYAYTTGKNATDSAMIIDAMDILYSEKVDGFCLVSSDSDFTKLATRLREAGKQVIGIGEKKTPNPFIVACDKFIYIEIIRKQTERKENVHQKDTEKDSVDKITSKVIKLISTTISDLSDEDGWAFLGDVGSLLQKKQPNFDSRNYGFDKLTPLIKSTGKFELDKRETSKSRHKLVYVKNK
- a CDS encoding ATP-binding response regulator yields the protein MIPAKIEDVFIQLTTDYSGVITNIVAGKFTKTEFTIQESIYDSCPFLEGTLEALTLNESFLLEGMVIESESKEYNIDLELFKKDDVIEILIHNRTSVYKYVDQLNQNRNDIFFIKREIAEKNIELDKLRKIADKANKEKSRFLAMMSHEIRNPLNSILGYAEMISSETLNDQVIKYIKNLSSAGKNLKVIVDDILDLSRIEAGKLELVSEEISVKEIVQNCENDFQHLNTNEDVSLVFSISKQIPEFILGDAVRMQQILANLINNAIKFTDKGTVTALVNVLSETKNDLKLIFEVTDTGRGMSKEQGLKIFEEYQQNELNDNRIHGGAGLGLAIVSRLVNAMNGIISVESELNAGTSFFVEIPFSKTVKIGQFVAKEILQEKNIDLKNKKVLVADDDILNQTIVSHILNKEKANVTLVNDGLEALSKIQEENFDVILLDINMPNMTGEELMKQKNMFIKYNANTPFLALTANTSNEDIERYLELGFSDVISKPYTIADFVLKIKSVLVRA